The DNA sequence CAGGGGATGCTTTCTGTTTATTCCGCTGCTGGACAGCTGCTCCTTCAAAAACGTACCAACTCTGAACTTACTACTTTGGATTGTAGCCCGTGGCCTTCTGGCCTCTACTTATTACGCTGGGAAGGCGAGCGCCAAGTGCTTGCCCAAAAGTTACTTGTAGATTGATAGATGATGCGGTATAGGCAATTAGCCTTCTTCACTCAGCGGAAAACGCATATCCGTTGGGTGAAGGCCGCTTTTTCTTTTTGAAAAAAACACAATTGGATTCCTGACTTTTGGAATAATTGGGCAGCAATAACGTGTCCAATTGCACCTAGACCAAGTATACCTACCCTTGGCATTTATTCAACCCTTTCAAAGCATCCTATATCCGGCATCTCGTCGCGGGGGATACCCAAAAGATCAAGTGGGAAGGCTGGCAGTACTGCACCTCTTCCCTGAGCAATAGATAGCGTATCTAGTTGATAATCATCCTCTGGGCGATTCAGGAACAAGGCGTCGTTCTGGTCGCCGTTGACACAATCCAGGCAGTAAGTCGCAAAAAAGTCGGCGTATTGGCCATCATTGCGGGTCAGGAGTTCATCTACTTTTACCAGGCAGTGGTCCATGTCCAATTGCATTGTCGCAGGAGCTGAACGCCCGGTGAAATCTTGGATGATTACTTCATCGCGGCGTGAGCCAAAGAAAATACAGTTGGTCATCGCCGCTTCCAGTGGATTGATATCAAAGCTCGAACAATCCTCATTGTAGCATTGGAAATTAGTTACGGCCAAAGCCGAAGCATCTACCCCATAACTGGCAACGGTGCAATAATCAAATTGGTAGTTGCCACCGTGGGTCAATTGGATCGCATTAGCGCCATTGTCATACAAAAGGCAGTTGTCGGCGACGATTTCACTGTGTACCCCCAAAATGCCACTGCTGGCGGTTGTGTGAATTTTTACATTGGTAAGGCTCACCTCTGCCGCAGAGTCGGCATAAACACCGAAAATACTGTTCTTGATAGTGGTATGTTCAATGATGTTCCCCTGGCTTTCCCGCCCAATTATAATGCCTAGCCATTGGCCGGGTTGTTCGGAGAAGCCTTCTTCCAGGCGGTCGCCCTCAATCGTGATCGGTGCTTCACGCGTGCCCGCGAAATGCAATTGCCCTTGTGGGAGCGTGAAGAGGAAGCCGTCGTTGAATACGCCCAACAACTCATTCTCGGCCAGCCCCCCGTGCACGTAGATGTGCGTGCCAGCAGCTACTTCGAGTAAGCATTCATCAATAAAAATCTCTCCATAAATCACGTAGGGTAGGGGACTGTCCCAGGTAATGGTGCTATTGTCACAACTGAGCACTACCGGGACGCCTTTGTTGTATCTGCTGGGGAAATAATTGGCATTTTGCCCCCAGGCTTCCAGTAAGACGGATTGTTGTTTGCTCCCCGTTTTTACCACCAGGCGATCTTCTATAACGAAAGGACTGACGGAAAGAGGGGCATCGGGATCAATCGTTACTTCTACAAAGACGTAGATGGAATCATTGTCCCAGATGATCACATCTTCGACCAATGGGCCAGGAGTTCCATCGGCGTTGAAAACGAAACTCACACCCGTATTTCCCTCAACGTAAATTTCATCGAGTTTTACGGGGCGATTATCTTCATTGTAAATCTTTACGAAGCGGGTCGCTGAACCTAGTTCCGTGAAAACAGTATCAAAACGCAGCGTATCCAATTCAAAACGAATATTGACCCCATCTCCGGTCAGAAAATCCTGGTCGGGATCACATGAAGAGAGCGAAATAGCCGTAGCCACTACCAGCGTCAGCAGTACCCAAAAAGATAGCGAAGATAATTTCATAATAGCTTAACGTGATTATCCTGCAAAGATGCTACAAGTCACGCAAATTAACGAATACTCACACCAAAGGATCAATAACTGTCGGGGATTACTCATGTAATTGGAAACAGCTTTTTCACGGCGGCCTCGCGGTAAGTGAAAATCTCGTCCACCATTCGTCCCACAAATAGCCAGTTGGCAATACTACCAATGGGGCCAAAGGGAACTTGGTAGTGAAGAATATCGGTCATCTCGGTGCCACCTTCTACCGCTTTGAAATGATGTTGGTGGTGCCACAATGCGTAGGGGCCTACGCGCTGGTCATCGATAAAAAACTCATGCTTACGGATTTGGGTAATTTCGGTCACCCAGTTCATCGGAATATTTAACAACGGACTAATCTGGTATTGAATAATCATACCAGGGTACATCTCCTGACCAGCAATTGGACTTAGGATGTTGAAAGAGACATTTGCGGGGGTCATTTCATTGAGATTCTCCGGGCGGGAGAAAAACTCCCAAACTTCTTCTAATGGGCGAGGAATAAATAGGGTCCAGCTTTTTCTTTTTGGTCGCATAGGAAGCAGCATCTTTTATTGGCAATCCATTTGTGCTAGTATAACTAAAAAGAGGAGGGATAGTTTAATAAAATATTTGGCACAAGCCGAGTGTAAGTACGAATATGTATTTTGATAAATATTAATATGTTAAAAAAGGTTTTTTTAGCACTTCAATTGGCATATACATGAATAATTACCTATATTTGTAAGGTAGGAATGAAAAAACCTACAATGTTTTAATCCCAATAACGATCCCATGAACGATTTAACACATCCATACCAGGCTGTTTACACTGGTATTAAATTTCCAGACTTTAGTTAGCTACTTTCGCTCCACAGTTACAACTGCTTGGGGCTTAACTTGTTTTGGAAATAGCAACTGTCTCACCGGAATTCTCAGGGCTTCATTATTGGCGAAAAGAAATCATACTGCTTCCTCAAGGAAGCGCAGTATAAAGATGCAAGTAGGTTTGTAAAGGGTTTCTCATACAGAGAATTTTCGGAGAGCGGACATTTTGTCCGCTCTACTTTTTTGAGCTACTTACTTGTTTTTAAGCATTTTAACACCTTTGTCCACCTTTTGTCTACCCTTATTGTTACGATTCTTGCGGGTATTTAGGGATCATTGCACTTGAGCTCATCTTGCTCATCACAATCCTTTATCCCTATGACCAAGAAATTACTTCCTTATCTTTTTTGTTGCTTATTGTTTCCCACCTTCCTGTTCTCCCAGCGTGATGCTGGTGGCCGCTTTGAGGAAGGCTTCTTTTGGGGCTTCAAAGCTGGCGTGACCTCATCTACGGTGCTTGATTTGCGCACCACCCTTATTGCTCCCATTTATCCGGTAGAAACTTACCAGACCCAGGACAACACCCGATTGGGAGGCATGGGGGCGTTTTTTATTGATTATCGCCACTCTTCAAAATCGTACGTCGTAGGCCGTTTTGAAATAGGCTATACCATGCAAGGAGGCAAGTTTAACTACACTGATGTCAATGGATTGGAGTACGAACTGGCGATGAATTATGATTATCTGACCTTGGCACCTTTGATAAAAATCAATGTCCCACCTGGAATGCCTTACGTGATCATGGGTTGCCAAATTGGGGTAAACCTCACGGGAGAAACGCTGCGTTACACCTCGAATGATGATGCTTTTATCGATTTACAGGTGCAAGAAAGTTTGCGTACCGTACTGAAAGGGCGAGCCAATACCGCACTTACGGCTGGCATAGGCGTAGAACTTACCCGTTCGGGCTTCTATCTCGAAGGGCGTTATACGCACGGTCTCACCGATGTTGTCGAGACCCAGGCCAATAGTTTTCTTTTTATTGAAAATAAGAACACCAGCAATTATTATCAGCTGACGCTCGGAATTCCTGTGCCTTTTCAATAGGATTTTGCATTCACATTTCATTAATCCTGGTAAAACCTCTAGCATGAGAAGTTTCTTCTTTCTCTTCAGCTGTAGCTTAATATTTGCACTCCAATCACAAACCCTGATGCCCGCTGGAGTGCCTGGTGCTGCTTTCTGGCGCGTAACCGAACCTACGGAAGCGTCAGGTTGGCATTGGGTCGAGCGTGTTACACCTGCTACGGAACCCATTGTTTTTACTTTACAGCAAAAGCACTTGCTCAATCATTGGCCTACGCCTGATTGGGAGCAGTTGGATTTACCCGCTCCCCTCCTGATTCCGGCAAATCAAGGGACGGCATTTACCCTTTTTATGGTTACCCAAATGACGCAACCCACAAGCGAAAAGGTCCTTTGGAGTTGGCAGCAACAAGATCAGGCTCCATTGCTGTGTACCAACAAAAGAATAGCCGACTTGCAAGGCCTGGAGTACCTTAATTTGAGTAACAGCTCCCCCCTCGTAAGTCTACATACTTATCAGCAATCGGCTCAAAAAGCGAGCACCAATATTCCTGCTTACTTGAGAATAGGCCAGTTGCCTCCTGCGGTAAGCGTGCCCGCTGGAGAATGGTCAGGTGCCTTGGCGGAATTTCTGTTTTTCCCTCGTGTGCTTGCCCCCCAACAACAACGCCAGGTGGAGAGCTACCTTGCATTGAAATATGGCCTCACCCTGGGAGAGCAAGGGCAGGGCAAAGATTACCTCAATCGCAAGGGCCAGATCATCTGGAATGCCGAAAAAAACAAAGCCTTCCATCATCGCATTTTTGGCCTGGGAACAGACCTCCAAAGTGGATGGAAGCAGGTGCATAGTAGCACTAGCTTAGCACCGGAGTTAGTGACCATTAGCTTGTCTCAAGCTGGCACTTACAATGGACAATCGGATGCGACGGGCTTACCCGATCAAGCCTACTGTATCATCGGGGACAATGATGCCCCCCTGGAATGGGAAGTAGCTCCTAATTTAGCGGACGGCGAAAAGCTATTGCGCAACTGGCTGGTACAATTATCGGGCGATGTTCGTAGCCAGGAAATGTCTTTGACCATTGACCTTGGTCGCTGGCTGGGCGATGGCTTTCTGGCTGCCGATTATCAATTGTGTATTGATCGCAGCGGGCGTGGCGATTTTTTGGCAACAGCCACAGAATTTATTCCCTTGGGTCAATGGTCTGTAGGCCGATTTGGTCACTTTAATGGGGTGCTTTGGGATACCGACGGGTCAGGCAGCGATGTGTTTAGTCTCGTAAGAAAAAATACAGATCATCTTACTATATCCACTCCAGCACTGCGCGTTTACCCCAACCCAATGGGGAAAACCACAGGCTGGCAATGGCAACTTCGCCTCTCTGCCTCCAGTCCACTTACGGCACAACTCAACAACGCCCAAGGCCAGGTCGTATGGCAACGAACCTACCCCGCTGCCGACTACTTTGCTGGCAATGAAGCCGCACTCCCCACCGGTGTTTACTTTCTTCACCTGGAAACCTCCCAGGAAACCTTTACCCAAAAACTGATGGTACAATGAGCACACTTTCCCAAATACTGACTTTCCGTAACGTAAGGCGATGGACAACAGCTTGTCTAGGATGCGGTCTGCTCATGCTTACCTTTTCCATAAACCTGATGGCCCAAACGGAATTGCCAACCCCCACAGAAGGGATCACTTTCATCGCACCTCCGCAGGCCAACAATCGTGGTAGTGCGGCCTTGGCCTACCCTTTGAATTTACCTCCTGGCCGACAGGGCATCATGCCCGATCTACAGGTGGCCTATGATAGCGACAATGCAAGTGGTTGGCTTGGGCTAGGCTGGGATCTGTCCCTCCCCGCGATCAGCATTGATACCCGCTGGGGAGTGCCGCGCTATGATGCAGCCATCGAGACGGAGTCCTATCTCTACGACGGGCAAGCTCTTTTCCCTATGGCTCATAGGGGAGAAGAACGCCCCCGCACTGCCGAGCAATCGTTTTATCCCCGCATCGAAAGCACCTTTGAGCAAATCGTTCGCCACGGCGATGCCACGACCAATTATTGGTGGGAAGTAACGGACAAAGACGGTACCCACTTTTATTATGGAGGCACGCCTGCTGAGGGTGTAGTTACAGATGCCGTGTTGTTGCTCCCCTCCGGTGCGATAGCGCACTGGGCAATCACCCAAGTGGTCGACGTCAATGGGAATACGGTTCGCTATCATTACACCAAAGTCAGTCAGGCGGGCAATGCTGGCGGAACCAACGGACAGGAACTTTACCCGGACTATATCACCTACACCGGCTATCAGGATTCCGAAGGCCCCTTTCGCATCGATTTTATCCGCGATCGGGAACTGGGAGAGGATACCCGCCCGGATGTTAGCATTGATTGCCGACTGGGTTTTAAAAGAGTGCTGGCTGATCGCCTACGAAGAGTGGAAATATCCTACCAAAGCGAGTTGGTAAGAGCTTATCGCCTGAGCTATACCACGGGAGCGTTTCAGAAAACGCTATTGGAAAGCATTACGGAAGAAAATGCTGCGGGCGAGGATTTCTTTACCCACACTTTTGATTACTTTGATGATGTTCGCTCGGGTGATGCCTACGAGCCTTTTGCCGCTCCGGTCAATTGGTCGGTGCCAGATGATAACATCAAGGGCAATATCCTCAACCCAATTCCGGGAATGAATGGAGAAACTTCCGTTTTAGGAGGTGCATCGGCGAATACCTTGAATGTTGGCGGGGCTGCAACCATTGGTCCCAACGATTTCCTCTTGTTCTCGAAAGACAAAACAGCTGGCGGAACCTACGCCTACGGCAGTAGCAGCAACGAGGGCTTGATTGCGCTGGTCGACATCAACGGTGATGGTTTACTAGATAAAATCTACCGCAAAAACAATGCGCTCTGGTACCGTTCCAATTTGGCACTTCCTGGTACGGCCAACTACGAATTCAGTAGCGAGGAGCGACCCATCCACGGCATCACCCAGTTCAGTACCGCATCCACCAGCTCCAATTCCTATGGTGCGGAAGGTAACCCTCCGTTTGCTTACGTTGGTTTTGAATATACCAGTGCCACCACCACCAACAATACCTATTTTTCTGATTTTAATGGCGATGGCTTATTGGACATTGCGCTCAATGGCAACGTCTGGTTCAATCACCTTGACGACAACGGCGATCCTACATTTACGACCAGTAGTGCCGATACGCCGAGTCCCATCAACAGTGGTGCCGATCTTGATGGTAGCCTTTTTGAGATTGATCCCGCCGAGTTGGAGGAACTCATCGATCGCTATCCGCTGCATGATGTCGTCAGGATGTGGGAAGCTCCCTTTGCGGGAGAAATTGAAATTGTAGCCCCTGTCAACCTGCTGGAACCTACCGACCCTATGGCGCAGTCTTACCAGTCGGATGACGGGGTAAGGGTAGCCATTCAGTGGAATGATCTCGAACTATGGTCGGCCTCCATTGCGGCTGATGATTATGCTGTTGTCAACCCTACAGGTATCGATGCTTTGACCGTCAATGCGGGCGACCGCTTCTATTTTCGGGTGCAGTCGGTGTTGGATGGAGCCAATGATCAGGTGGCCTGGTCGCCAACGATCACCTACACTACGATGCCCGCAACTTTGACGGTAGATAGCCGTGATGCCAATGATTTGCTGCTGGCGCGCTACCAGGCCAGCGAAGATTTTATGCTTAGCGCAAAACAAGAAGTCGGACTCCCGCTCAATGGGCAGGTGCAGATTGAAGGCATTTTCAACAAAGCCCCCACCAGTGATGAGGTCATCGGTCAAATCTTATTGCAAAGGTTTGTCTTGGATATTCCTTTCCTGATTCCGGTCTGGCAGGACACTTTTCCCGCAGACAGCCTTGTTGCCCTTCCCCTGGATTTGCAAGTGGAAGTAGAGGAAGACGATGCCCTGCTTTTTCGCGTGAAAACAGATACCCAAATTGATTGGCAGGCCATTGATTGGCTACCCAATCTTTTCTACCTCAGCTCACCAGATGCTGCGGTGACGGATGCCGATGGACAGCCTTTGTTTAGCTATTGCCCAACGCTGGATTTAACGATGTTCAATGATACCTGGCAATTGCCAGTGCCCGATGTTACCACTGATAGTACGACCTTTAGGCTGCTACCCGCCATTGATTTCAATACGCCTGGTAATGTTACCAATCAAGAGGTTACCCTTTCGGTAAAAGGAGCAGGCATTTTGTATAAAACTCACTTTCCGGCCAATGACCAGGCAGCAGCTGAGCCACTCGTGTTTAGCCTTCCTGCGGGAGCGACCTTCTATTATGAGTATCATTTTCCTAATCGTGAAGATGCCAGCTTGGTGGACGATTCCGGCTTGGAAATCACAGCGCTAACCAGTACGGATTCCACTACGCTTACGCGCAACATTGCCTATCATTCACCAATTGATCCCGACCTGCTCGTTTTTGGCCCCATGTACCGCCAGTGGGGGCAGTTTGAATACAACGGTAATCGCGCTCGTGCCTCGCTCCCTATCAACCAGTCGGAGTTGGTGATTAACAACGACGATGTGGAAGATCCCGGTGAAATTTCCGACAACCCCGATGAGCTGGATGGCTTGTTTGATCCTGCCACAGCTCCTTTTCTAACCATGTTACCGGATGCCAAGACGCAGTGTTACCTTGGTTATGATGCCTTTACTTACGTGAGTGCTACCGTCGTGAGCAGCTCTCGTTTGGGAGAAGATAATATTCTTCCCCAGCCTCCAGCTGCTTCTGGCGAAGGCTTGAGTGCTCCCAATAGAACCACCAAGACCAATGAATACAGCATCGCAGGAGGCCTGGGCTTTTCGGTAGTAACAGGCACCGCCAGCCAAACCTGGGTAGACACCGAAGTAACCAGAGATGTGATGGACTTCAATGGTGATCGCTACCCTGATATTGTAGCAGGATCGGCAATTCAGTATACGGGAATGCGTGGCGGATATGACCCTGTGGCTATTGTGCATCCCCTACCAGGGCACCATGCCGCTAAAAGTGAGGCCACCGGATTTACGCTGGGAGGATCTTTCGTTTCGTCACGGCCCAGTAATTCCGGCGAGCCCAAGGGCGGTGCCAGCAACAAACGTTCCGGCAAGGCCAAATCAAGGGGCAGTAAGCTGGGCAAAAGCTCCAAAAATGCGGGCAACACCGCCGGAGAAGCCATCGGAATCAGTGGTAACTTTAGCGAAGACAATGACTACGCCGAACATTCCTGGACCGACATCAATGGTGACGGGCTGGTAGATAAAGTCCTGGCGAATGGTACCGCCGCGCTGAATTTTGGTTATTCTTTCGGGCCTTTTGAAAACTGGGGCTTTCAGGAGGTGCAAAGAGGCAAAAGTTTTGATGGCGGCGGCGGCCTGGGGGTCAATTTATTCAATGGCAGTATCGCCGCTGGGATCAGCCTCACCCGCACCGATAATTTTACCACAGAAACCTTGGAAGACGTCAATGGCGATGGTCTGCCTGATATTGTCTTCATTGGTGATCAAACGACGGTTCGCCTCAATACGGGCACTGGTTTTGCTGCCGCTATCAACTGGTCAGGACTCGATCAGGTGGATGAAGGCTCTGCCACGGGCGAGTCGCTCAATGCGGCGTTTACTGTCTGTATTCCCATCTTTGTGGTCAAGATATGTATCAATCCCAGTACTTCCATTGGTCGGGGCGTAAGCCGACAATTACAACAGCTAGACGATGTAAATGGGGATGGATTCCCAGATCTGCTGCGTTCTACTTCTGATGGTGAATTACAGGTGCAGAGGTCGAATATTGGTCGTACCAATCTATTGAAAACGATCAATGGCCCCTTGGGGGGAAATATTAGCCTGGATTATAGACCGCTTGGTGGCACTTACGATCAACCGTATACCATCTGGGCACTGGAACGCGTGGCGACCACCACCTTGATGGCGGATGAAATTCCTGCCAAAGGGCTCACCACCATGGCTTACGAAGGTGGTTACCACCATCGGCACGAACGCGCTTTTCTAGGTTTTGCGACGGTATCGGAAACCCAGCACGATACCGAAAACAATGATGCTCCTTACCGTACGTATGCTCAGCAATTTGCCAACGAAAATTATTACGAACAGGGGCTCCTGCTTTCCGAAACCTGGACGGACAGCGAGGGCAATAGGCTTCGCCAAAACAATTACACCTATTCCTTGCGCAATCCGGAAAACAATTTGGAGTACCTGCCAACCCAGCTTTTGGCAAGCGGTCTTCGGGTCTTTCCGGCTTTGGTACAGCAAACAGTAAATTTTTATGATGATGGTGGTACCATCGGCCTTAGCAGCAACCGAACTTTTGCTTACGATGATTATGGTAACCTGACACGCCTCACCGATCTGGGTGCGGGGCATCCTGAGGAGTTTTACGAGCTACAGTTGAGCTACCACTACCTGTTGGATACCTACCAAATGGGCATGCGCGATTCCATCACAATTAAAGATGCCTCGGGCATAGTACGGCAGCGCACCTCCTCGGTGAGCAATGGCGCTATTGCTCAGGTGCGTCACGCCATTGGTGATGGGAGTTTTGCGGTGTATGATTACACTTACGATCAGTACGCAAATACCCTGAGAATTGTCCGTCCTGCCAATGAAGCCGGACAACGAATGGCATTGGAGTACACCTACGATACCGAAGTGGCGACTTATCCCTTGTCGGAAACCAATAGCTACGGCCAACGCTGGGAACGTACCTATGACTATCGTTACGGTCGTGAGCTGTCATTGATCGACCAATTTGGGGAGCTGACAAC is a window from the Lewinella sp. LCG006 genome containing:
- a CDS encoding right-handed parallel beta-helix repeat-containing protein, with the translated sequence MKLSSLSFWVLLTLVVATAISLSSCDPDQDFLTGDGVNIRFELDTLRFDTVFTELGSATRFVKIYNEDNRPVKLDEIYVEGNTGVSFVFNADGTPGPLVEDVIIWDNDSIYVFVEVTIDPDAPLSVSPFVIEDRLVVKTGSKQQSVLLEAWGQNANYFPSRYNKGVPVVLSCDNSTITWDSPLPYVIYGEIFIDECLLEVAAGTHIYVHGGLAENELLGVFNDGFLFTLPQGQLHFAGTREAPITIEGDRLEEGFSEQPGQWLGIIIGRESQGNIIEHTTIKNSIFGVYADSAAEVSLTNVKIHTTASSGILGVHSEIVADNCLLYDNGANAIQLTHGGNYQFDYCTVASYGVDASALAVTNFQCYNEDCSSFDINPLEAAMTNCIFFGSRRDEVIIQDFTGRSAPATMQLDMDHCLVKVDELLTRNDGQYADFFATYCLDCVNGDQNDALFLNRPEDDYQLDTLSIAQGRGAVLPAFPLDLLGIPRDEMPDIGCFERVE
- a CDS encoding SRPBCC family protein, encoding MRPKRKSWTLFIPRPLEEVWEFFSRPENLNEMTPANVSFNILSPIAGQEMYPGMIIQYQISPLLNIPMNWVTEITQIRKHEFFIDDQRVGPYALWHHQHHFKAVEGGTEMTDILHYQVPFGPIGSIANWLFVGRMVDEIFTYREAAVKKLFPIT
- a CDS encoding outer membrane beta-barrel protein — its product is MTKKLLPYLFCCLLFPTFLFSQRDAGGRFEEGFFWGFKAGVTSSTVLDLRTTLIAPIYPVETYQTQDNTRLGGMGAFFIDYRHSSKSYVVGRFEIGYTMQGGKFNYTDVNGLEYELAMNYDYLTLAPLIKINVPPGMPYVIMGCQIGVNLTGETLRYTSNDDAFIDLQVQESLRTVLKGRANTALTAGIGVELTRSGFYLEGRYTHGLTDVVETQANSFLFIENKNTSNYYQLTLGIPVPFQ
- a CDS encoding T9SS type A sorting domain-containing protein is translated as MRSFFFLFSCSLIFALQSQTLMPAGVPGAAFWRVTEPTEASGWHWVERVTPATEPIVFTLQQKHLLNHWPTPDWEQLDLPAPLLIPANQGTAFTLFMVTQMTQPTSEKVLWSWQQQDQAPLLCTNKRIADLQGLEYLNLSNSSPLVSLHTYQQSAQKASTNIPAYLRIGQLPPAVSVPAGEWSGALAEFLFFPRVLAPQQQRQVESYLALKYGLTLGEQGQGKDYLNRKGQIIWNAEKNKAFHHRIFGLGTDLQSGWKQVHSSTSLAPELVTISLSQAGTYNGQSDATGLPDQAYCIIGDNDAPLEWEVAPNLADGEKLLRNWLVQLSGDVRSQEMSLTIDLGRWLGDGFLAADYQLCIDRSGRGDFLATATEFIPLGQWSVGRFGHFNGVLWDTDGSGSDVFSLVRKNTDHLTISTPALRVYPNPMGKTTGWQWQLRLSASSPLTAQLNNAQGQVVWQRTYPAADYFAGNEAALPTGVYFLHLETSQETFTQKLMVQ
- a CDS encoding SpvB/TcaC N-terminal domain-containing protein, giving the protein MSTLSQILTFRNVRRWTTACLGCGLLMLTFSINLMAQTELPTPTEGITFIAPPQANNRGSAALAYPLNLPPGRQGIMPDLQVAYDSDNASGWLGLGWDLSLPAISIDTRWGVPRYDAAIETESYLYDGQALFPMAHRGEERPRTAEQSFYPRIESTFEQIVRHGDATTNYWWEVTDKDGTHFYYGGTPAEGVVTDAVLLLPSGAIAHWAITQVVDVNGNTVRYHYTKVSQAGNAGGTNGQELYPDYITYTGYQDSEGPFRIDFIRDRELGEDTRPDVSIDCRLGFKRVLADRLRRVEISYQSELVRAYRLSYTTGAFQKTLLESITEENAAGEDFFTHTFDYFDDVRSGDAYEPFAAPVNWSVPDDNIKGNILNPIPGMNGETSVLGGASANTLNVGGAATIGPNDFLLFSKDKTAGGTYAYGSSSNEGLIALVDINGDGLLDKIYRKNNALWYRSNLALPGTANYEFSSEERPIHGITQFSTASTSSNSYGAEGNPPFAYVGFEYTSATTTNNTYFSDFNGDGLLDIALNGNVWFNHLDDNGDPTFTTSSADTPSPINSGADLDGSLFEIDPAELEELIDRYPLHDVVRMWEAPFAGEIEIVAPVNLLEPTDPMAQSYQSDDGVRVAIQWNDLELWSASIAADDYAVVNPTGIDALTVNAGDRFYFRVQSVLDGANDQVAWSPTITYTTMPATLTVDSRDANDLLLARYQASEDFMLSAKQEVGLPLNGQVQIEGIFNKAPTSDEVIGQILLQRFVLDIPFLIPVWQDTFPADSLVALPLDLQVEVEEDDALLFRVKTDTQIDWQAIDWLPNLFYLSSPDAAVTDADGQPLFSYCPTLDLTMFNDTWQLPVPDVTTDSTTFRLLPAIDFNTPGNVTNQEVTLSVKGAGILYKTHFPANDQAAAEPLVFSLPAGATFYYEYHFPNREDASLVDDSGLEITALTSTDSTTLTRNIAYHSPIDPDLLVFGPMYRQWGQFEYNGNRARASLPINQSELVINNDDVEDPGEISDNPDELDGLFDPATAPFLTMLPDAKTQCYLGYDAFTYVSATVVSSSRLGEDNILPQPPAASGEGLSAPNRTTKTNEYSIAGGLGFSVVTGTASQTWVDTEVTRDVMDFNGDRYPDIVAGSAIQYTGMRGGYDPVAIVHPLPGHHAAKSEATGFTLGGSFVSSRPSNSGEPKGGASNKRSGKAKSRGSKLGKSSKNAGNTAGEAIGISGNFSEDNDYAEHSWTDINGDGLVDKVLANGTAALNFGYSFGPFENWGFQEVQRGKSFDGGGGLGVNLFNGSIAAGISLTRTDNFTTETLEDVNGDGLPDIVFIGDQTTVRLNTGTGFAAAINWSGLDQVDEGSATGESLNAAFTVCIPIFVVKICINPSTSIGRGVSRQLQQLDDVNGDGFPDLLRSTSDGELQVQRSNIGRTNLLKTINGPLGGNISLDYRPLGGTYDQPYTIWALERVATTTLMADEIPAKGLTTMAYEGGYHHRHERAFLGFATVSETQHDTENNDAPYRTYAQQFANENYYEQGLLLSETWTDSEGNRLRQNNYTYSLRNPENNLEYLPTQLLASGLRVFPALVQQTVNFYDDGGTIGLSSNRTFAYDDYGNLTRLTDLGAGHPEEFYELQLSYHYLLDTYQMGMRDSITIKDASGIVRQRTSSVSNGAIAQVRHAIGDGSFAVYDYTYDQYANTLRIVRPANEAGQRMALEYTYDTEVATYPLSETNSYGQRWERTYDYRYGRELSLIDQFGELTTTTLDDFGRPQEVLNPVDRDAGAPYSVRYVYQSSNGSARLQEDRWDPEFQEAYTIYAFADSDGLLRQEQQTAEVTSAADQAAMVQWLVSGKPNIDPFGRVFENYYPKTIAAGMGGAYQSVPDGVAPQQVVYDELDRPVKVIDPAGNEYTMSYGFGTTPSGVSCQQTSMIDPLGGTYLLLEDSRNRLLAEAQPGPNGPVWTSYTYRATGERSTVVDAAGNSTTYEYDLLGRLTDLQHPDAGDYAYTYDAAGNLLTKTTPAINAREIEDAAIRYYYDYDRLLRIDYPFNPQNQVRYTWGDTSATDYRNGRVYLVEDASGAQEVWYNQVGAIRKVVRTMIVNEVQQPTFVSEYEYDAWGRLKQAYYPDGEMITYTFDRSGNVRSLRGEKEGRLYEYVTDCRYDKFGDRLLLAYANEVELTMGKDAPTGLINSFKSRLPGSALSMDEQYTYDPLGNLKTLLDNTAPNENTGARRQQHQYAYDTASRLESATGSWESPAGTTSFNQQWAYDELDNPLLHTLEVLDARSSPADTVVSDQLYAYESDRPHFATQLGPWARVASPDGHLQEANQEESFQLTQYDEEGRLTAFAQDGYISRYAYAADGSRAIKSHGPGAGVFLNATPLGGINHAANNYTLYVSPLLEITADSFVKHYYLEDLRVLTKKGTGYFASDLLPPAQQITAGNIDLADRLRRLRELLLNFTEDLGLPPGHPSLPFYYLDNGEDASILPQPENNDPRILPPPGWPAPAGPPDPNGPPGHPVWYAEPASPDNVEAGYGYTNPFRTPELELFYYHHNPQGDVVQVSNNDGQLIAQQTYLPYGDFLVAEGMEQLPVWQAFRGRVYEEETGLYYLDGRYYDARTGMWLMVNQEQATQSSYLYAQGRLYHQKTLKNTLLKVQDAEEIGELASPVIDQSLANDGGDFVSANFTFAGGPVGSDVTVSFADDSPSSGKKNGSAKTATSPEGGSGGEGGVVRNKSLLALRRQFQQNRETGEKENTATPSPVATAPTQKQLNRRFVIRPGDYAGLRVVGNRYVPLGPDIDRKTVRRYRRVVKELKTRFRTDR